In the Panthera uncia isolate 11264 chromosome B1, Puncia_PCG_1.0, whole genome shotgun sequence genome, AGATGAAATCCTGTTACTGATGtgacaaaccgcaagatcattgCCTGTGGCACCCAAACATCCATATCCGCAAGGTAATACCTCATGGTAATTCCAGATGGAAAGCATTGCTGATCCATTTGAAGGTTCAGTTAGAACTTGTTAATGTCTAAGAAGGTAGCTTTCATATTTTGAAGATAAACAGgtttcatttaatctttcagCCATAGGAACAGCGAAAGAAAATACCCATTTTAGATTCTAGATTGTAATTTGTCCGTGTTACTGAGTGAAAAAGTATATAGCTTTTAGTGACATGTATACTTAGTCAACTGTTCTTTAGGACCAGAAGCCTGCCACATGTGTACTTTTCTTAGAATGTGACATTTGaaacatttaatttgaaatttctgATGTTTGTAgctctttttacatatttatggGTTGTTCCCCAGTCCAGAATTTTGGTCCATTTTTCTAGAAAAGGAGAAGATTACTAAATAGACTTTGATAACGTTTGTTTAAAAACTGTAGAGGTATAATGAAAACTCACCTGTAGAGGAGGAAAATgatcctctaattttcttttaaatttttcttatttttcatctctctgtcttttctaATTTCTGGGAGGTTTCCTcaattttaaattctacttctgctatcctattttaaattttgttgaaacCTTTTCCTTAAGTGTTCTGTTTTCTATGGTATTCTGCCCCTACTTCATGGATGGAATATTTTCTGTAATCTGAGAATACTACTCATAGCTCTTTGTGTTCTTCCCGAATAGTGATTGTTTCTTCCAAATTGCTTTTATCTGTTTTGGTCTGTGTCTTTCATGTTTGATGCTTTCCCTGGTTAGCTTCTTGTTTAGAATCCTATAAAGGCCAAATCTTCATACCTAGAATCCTTGCCTGCTGTTCCATGTACTTCTTTATTTGCCACAAAGTATAATAGGAGGGTAGCCATAGACAGCACATAGAAAATCCAACTAAAagtgcttaaaattctttctttttttaaggtttatttatttttgagagagagagacagagtgcgagtgggggagcggcagagagagaaagagagagagagagacagaatccgaagcaggctccaggctctgagctgtcaacacagagcccgacgtgaggctcgaacccagggaccacgagatcatgacctgagccgaagtcggtagcttaaccgactgagccatccaggcatccctaaaagTGCTCAGAATTCTAAAACTGCTTGCACTTAAAGCAGAAACCTCACATTTAACATCATAATACTGAAATTAAGCCTGAAGTTTGAAAACGTCTTTAAGCATTCTTTGAAATATCCATTTTAGGGTGTTTGCCAGCTTCCcagtaaaaatgatgaaaaggagTATCCACACAGGAGAATTGATATAAGGTATTACTCAAAATTTGTTGCTGACCTAttaaattttcccttcttttctctttcctttgtcttctgtATATCTTGGAATTCATATAAATGTCTAGAACCCCTTTTCATTCTGAAGGGCTGTATGTTCCTGCTATAGACAGTGTGCAGCctgaaaatatgtaaagaataacGACTGTCTACAGAATCTAATCTATTTTCTCTAGATTTGCATCTCACCATGATGCCTTCCACAACTCAAAAGTAGTTTCCTGCCGGAGGAACGTTGGTTGTAATAAGTGATACTGCTTTTCGTTTCTCCACACCGCTTGCCAGAGCATAGTTTACTGAAACCTAGACTAACTGCAACGTCAGAAGAATTTGAGCAGTCTACCTAATGATATTCTCCTCCTTAGGTTATTAAACCACATAGACTTATTTTAGGTGTTTTGTGCCTTATTGATTATAAGAGTCCTATTTTTGCTAGATTTGAAATGTGTGGTgaaagatttgtttatttatttattttaggttgaTACCCAAGGATCAGTATTACTGTGGTGTTCTGTATTTCACTGGGAGTGATATTTTCAATAAGAATATGAGAGCTCATGCCCTAGAAAAGGGCTTCACAATCAATGAATACACAATCCGTCCCTTGGGAGTCACTGGTGAGTATTTGTGTGTGCATTAGAGATAATCCCAGTCATCTGGAGAGAAAgttattttcagatatattttgatTTAGCAACTTTGGTTCCTCAAAAAAGCCTTTAAGTAATTATGCCAGTTAATTGTAGTTTCTTTGTATTATGAGTCCCTCAGGCAACAAAAGGGTCTTTAATCCATATGTGCTATCAAGCCCTCATTTGAAGCCCATGATGGCAAAAGTTATTTCTAGCTCTATTAGAATGTATTAATGTGAtggtcagcaaaaaaaaaaaaaaaacaaccttactGGTTTAaagtgggtttgtttgtttttaatgtatctcCGAGACTTCTGCAGTACCCAGGTATCATTGCTTTTAGTATCAGGCCAAGCTTGGTAGCTTTGGCCACTTGCCTTTTAAAGTTTaaagagttggggcacctggctggctcagtcggtagagcatgcaactcttgatgtcagggtcgtgagttcataccccacattgggtgtagagcttactttaaaaaagatttttaaataacaaaagaagtttaggggcacctggctggcccagtcagtggagtgtgcagTTCTTACTCAGAGTTGTGTGTTCGAGCTTCATGTTGGATATAGAGagtaatcaaaaataaaattaataaatgaaaagtttaaagaGTAAGAATTGCTTAATCTGTACTTGTTGATATCTCACCACTGTGTGGTTTACTATTCTCTACTAGGAAAATGaagattttgtcattttgtcctcaaagtataaaatagaacTTTCTTCCCTGGTAGACAAGGGCAGTGCTTCTCGTGTGTAAACATGTATGAGCCacattgggacctcattaaatgAAGACTCTAATAGGGgggcccaagattctgcatttctagtaaGCTTCCAGGTGATTCCCGTACTGCTAGTCCAGAGACCACATTTTGAGCTGCAAAGGAAACTAGAGAGTATTTCATATGATACATAGTAGCTCTAGTGGAGATCCAGCAGAGAAGGAAATCATGAATTAGGATCATTGCAGTGGCTCCAGTTGGGATGCTCAGGTTACTTTTGTAGGATGATTAGTATATGTGACAAAGCTCAAACACAAGCCATgtgggaggatgggggtggggcagtcaATATCATTTTTTGGTGACTtggttaccattttctttttcttctgaaagtgAGCCCCATACAGCTGTCTTCCTTGCACCCTCATAATCAAATTCCAAAACTGGCTTGTAGgtaagtttcttttctctctgtactTTTAGGAGTTGCTGGAGAGCCCCTGCCAGTGGATAGTGAGAAAGACATCTTTGACTACATCCAGTGGAAATACCGAGAACCCAAGGATCGAAGTGAATGAGGCCTGTTCTTCCCAGACACAGCTCAACTCAACAGGAgtcttaatttatttcttaacctTTGCTATGTAAGGGTCTTTGGTGTTTTTTAAgtgattatttcttcttcatgctTTAGCTTGCACTGTAGTCAATAAAGCCTCTCTTACTATTATCAGAGAATCTTATTCTGATTTTATTAGGAAATAGCATATCATGTTAACATGTGCGATCACACTTTACTAAGGATTTAGTGGAAAGAATGAAGAGATGAGATGTTAGCAGTGTTCaatgggaatttttattttcccattttttttgcCCTTATGCTATATAAGCCACATTACCCTACCACCTTTCCCTCCTATTTACTAATTACAATTAGTCAGGATACACCAGAGACTGGTCACTGGAAGATGGTTCAGTGTTTTTTAGAAATTAGGGACCttcataaatgtaattattttctttggttgGCTTGGCCCCCACATTCAATTTTGTCATATATACTTAAGACCTAAGTATAGGTTTATCTCTTAAATCTGAAATTGGTTGTAATTCATCAGAAAGAACTTACCTAAGCAAAACCACTTACAATATGCACCTGTATGTACAAAATATGGCCTCTTcaacttcaaacaaacaaaaatttcactTATTTGCTCTAGTTTTCCTCCAAGGTAACTTTTTAAGTTCAAATGGTCAAACATATAAGTAAAAACACTCCTTGAAGACCTTAGCTTTGAAATTATATAATCTATATagtaaattaatataatttaataagttaatgtaatataaattagattaatttatataattaaagttatataaatataaaatgtaaaaagttatCAAGTGGTTAAGTAAAGCTATTGAAAACAATGCATGCAAATGCTTTGTAACTTGCAAAGGACTATATTCACATATTACCTTTtgaatattatttctgtttttttttaatgtttatttttgatagagagaaagacagagcatcaatgggagagggggagaaagaaagggagacacagacttttgaagcaggttccaggctctgagctgtcagcacagagcccgatataggGCTCAGAATCACGAACTgaaagatcattacctgagccaaagtctgacgcttaactgactgatccactcaggcgcccgaatcttatttatttattaaccaaATTATTTTGTAGTGAAATGATATTTCCCtgacaagaaatgaaagaaaataaatgagggattttaatataatttttttccttaatttactGTGATAGTTTTTTGCCAGTAAGATACAAGAATTAACTGCAGAAACCTTCACTTTTGTCCCCCAAGCTACTGTCAGGTACCAGAATTTCactggaaatgaaataaagatttatttgaaCTAATTGAGTCACTAGATCAAATTAAACTTTTCTGTTGTGGAATCACATTTCTTTCCTGCAGAAATAGACAAAAAGCCAAAGCTGGTTTTCATTCATCACAAGGCAGCACATCGCAGTGCTCTGACTCAGTCTATCTCAGTTACTACAAGATTTGATTTTCAGGGATATATGTAtggaaagttttttattttaagtttatttcttttgagagagcatgaaatggggaggggcagagaggggcagagagaatcccaggcaagctccgcagcgtcagcacagagcccaaggcgggacTCAATCCAGCTAattgcaagatcacaacctgagccgaaaccaagagtcagagacttaaccaaatgagccacccaggcacccttgtatgggaaagattttttaaagtaatgtctgAGATTTCTGTTTGAATACAATAAGGAgttgtctttattttgaagtatttagTTTAGATTTTTTGGCATACTCTTAACCGTGTGTGTTGTTGGTTGCCAGTCACTTGATTTCGACATATTAGTCCAGGACCACAGTCACAGCGCTGGAAGATTTCTGGAGCCTGAGCGGTATCTTTATGCCCTCTCCTAGAGCAGACCTGTCCCTCCAATAGAACTGGCTTACAAATTTTAGTCCAGAAATGACGAGCACAGCAGAGTCCAGCTCCACAGTCCAAAGTTCTAAGGCATCTTTCTCCCTCTTGTCCTGTAACAAGATTCGTAAGGGCTGCAGCAAAAGTGGGGAAAGTGGCACGTGAGGGGGTTATCGCTGGGGTAAAGGTGTGGGATATAGAACTGAAGGCCACAAAGGAACAATAGAGCATGCAGGTCTCCCAGAGCTAAATCTACTAAAAGTATATGAAATGGAAATTTCAGCCCTACCTAAtagaatttgttttataaagttaaaacattttcaaaggaaGATGGGATTTCCAGTCTTGAGGAATGAAATAAGCATCCcttatcagtgttttttttttttttttaaatgggatttatccTGGCATAAAGACCATTACTTATAAAAGGGACTGTTAACCTGAAGGCACAAGAATGGCCAATTCACTGCTTTCAAACATTCTACTTAATTTCTGTCACAGATTGGAATTTGAGACTACAATTTTGTAAAAAGCTTCATTTTAGTGGGTTGTATTTTGTTTGAGAATAAAAAGTTAATGcatttactttcatttctcttttttctcttcattttttattctgagGATCTAGAAAGGGAAACTGCCATTTGTTAAATTACAGACTATAAAAAGATACGTGtgtaaaattcaattaaaaatctTGCTAACCAGTTCATTATTATGGCTATTCCCCTGTCCTCTTGCTGATTGCCTTATGTTACTCCCTGCATGATCTCCATAGCTGCTTACAGAAAGAGATGAGAAACAAGACATACTCCCTATGTGTTTCTGGAGTGGAGAGGAATCAAGTCAGTTTCAGCCTATCCTTAAAAGGCTAGGGggaggaaatgtttttctttaatgtttatttagttttgagagagagagagagagagagagagaacaagcaggggaggggcagagagagagggagacagaatccaaagcaggctccaggctctgagctgtcagcacagagccagatgcggggctcaaactcatgaactgcaagatcatgacttgaaccgaagttggatgcttaaccaactgagccacccaggcgccctggaaatgtttttctttaaaaaaaaaaaaaaaaaaaaaaaagagtgctcaGAATGCTTCTCTTACCCTTCCCGCCTTGTGGTTTCTTaatatttggctttcttttgggtttgttttcctgAATTGGATGCTCAgttgttccttttgtttctatatcatctTGGTCATCCATCTGCCTTTCCAATATTGGGGTTGCATCTTCCATTGTAGTACAAACATCTGAGCAACAACCAGATGTAGTTCGAGTTATTAACTTCAAGGACTAGAACCACAGACATGCTAATTATCATACTGTTACATAGTTTGGCAGTACCTCTGCCTTCAGTTTATATATAACTTTCAAGATTTCTGGGACATATGCACTAAATATTTACATGCACATATGGTAAAGAAAGTGGTTAAGTAATAAGTGGAatccagaaaatgaaagaatttgtaAGGTTCCAACTTGAACCTTTCCTTGAAAATCATTATCTCTAGGTTGTTGGCAAAAATTGTTGCCAGGAAATAAACTATTTTGTTGCATTAAGAAAAGGCAGCTGCATAAATTACTTCAAGTATAAATCCAGGAAATCTTTAGAGAGTGCTTATCTTGGAATATTCTAGTGCATGAGATTCAGATGCTGTCTTCAGTGTAAAGCCACTGTTCAATGGGGCAGAGCAGTCCCACAGGGGTTTATGACAGCTTACCATTCATGCACAGTGTTCCAGGACAGCACATGGCATTACGTTGGCACCTCCTTCGTAACCCGCGACATGTAGCACAGAATGGCCTCTCATCTTGAGGCTTGAGGCAGAATTTTCTGGAACTGCAGTCCTTGTCAGACAAGCACTGTGAACCCTGTAGGGAAAAACTTGTCACAGGCCGGGCAATCCAACAAGATGTAGAATGACTTTTAATTCAAAGTGGGAGATGGAGGAAGCCAAATCACAGTGGCACTTTGAATGCAGGGACAAACCTTAGGTGGCACCTTAATTTTTCAGTATAATTGGTTTTCTCCCACAAAGGAGAGACCAAATTTCCAATGAAGAAACCTATGTGTTGCATAGGTTACTCGTGTTCGAAAAATTGTCCTAAAAAGTTGTCCTAGTTTTAAAACTCAGGATTTAAATTTCTTATGCTCTTTCTGTAAGTGGAAGAAAATGTCTTCCCATGTGTGTCTTATAGATGGTTATGAGATTTTTGATTTATATCTGTTACCTCTAGAAGCTGTGCTAcagtttaattaaatataatgtggGTATTTGTGCCATTcctatttgatttcttttctcaagTGAGTCCCATCAATCACTGCACCCATTTGCCAGCTAGCACCTCGGTGAGTCTTACCCAAGTGAACTGCCCCCTGCTCCCTGGTTGAACTTTACCTTCCGAGCCCCGTGCACGTCGGCAGAGCTCTTGATGTTGTTGAAGTCCAAAACCAGAGCACTCAGGGGGGCACAGAACCAGCTGAGCCCCAGCAAGACCACCACCGCCATCCTTCAATCACCTTGACCTTCTCAGCTGTCTCCGCGTTCTCCAAACTGGGCGGCAATAAACCTACAATAGAGCTTTTGCCAAA is a window encoding:
- the DKK4 gene encoding dickkopf-related protein 4, producing the protein MAVVVLLGLSWFCAPLSALVLDFNNIKSSADVHGARKGSQCLSDKDCSSRKFCLKPQDERPFCATCRGLRRRCQRNAMCCPGTLCMNDVCTTMEDATPILERQMDDQDDIETKGTTEHPIQENKPKRKPNIKKPQGGKGQEGERCLRTLDCGAGLCCARHFWTKICKPVLLEGQVCSRRGHKDTAQAPEIFQRCDCGPGLICRNQVTGNQQHTRLRVCQKI